Proteins encoded within one genomic window of Amycolatopsis nigrescens CSC17Ta-90:
- a CDS encoding ATP-dependent Clp protease proteolytic subunit: protein MSDLHIPQSRYVLPSYVERTSYGIKESNPYNKLYEERQIMLGVQVDDASANDVMVQLLHLEHEDPDRDITIYINSPGGSFTSLMAIYDTMQYVRPDIVTMCIGQAASAAAVLLAAGTPGKRLALPNSRVLIHQPATEGTYGQVSDLEIQANEIQRVRRLMETTLAHHTNKPVEEVRADIERDKILTSEQAKEYGIIDEVLPYRKASAIDN, encoded by the coding sequence ATGAGCGACCTGCACATTCCGCAGTCCCGGTACGTGCTGCCCTCGTACGTCGAGCGCACCAGCTACGGGATCAAGGAGTCCAACCCGTACAACAAGCTGTACGAGGAGCGCCAGATCATGCTCGGCGTACAGGTGGACGACGCGTCGGCGAACGACGTGATGGTCCAGCTGCTGCACCTCGAGCACGAGGACCCGGACCGCGACATCACCATCTACATCAACTCGCCCGGTGGCTCGTTCACCTCGCTGATGGCGATCTACGACACCATGCAGTACGTGCGCCCGGACATCGTCACGATGTGCATCGGGCAGGCCGCCTCCGCCGCGGCCGTGCTGCTGGCCGCCGGCACCCCGGGCAAGCGTCTCGCGCTGCCGAACTCGCGGGTGCTGATCCACCAGCCCGCCACCGAGGGCACCTACGGGCAGGTCTCGGACCTGGAGATCCAGGCCAACGAGATCCAGCGGGTGCGGCGCCTGATGGAGACGACGCTGGCGCATCACACGAACAAGCCTGTTGAAGAGGTGCGCGCGGACATCGAACGCGACAAGATTCTCACGTCGGAGCAGGCCAAGGAGTACGGCATCATCGACGAGGTGCTGCCGTACCGCAAGGCGTCGGCGATCGACAACTGA
- a CDS encoding ClpP family protease — translation MTQHMPEARSSSAGLNLTDSVFERLLQERIVVLGSEVNDEVANRITAQLLLLDADDSESDITFYINSPGGSVPSGFAIYDTMQLIKADVATYAMGMAASMGQFLLSSGAPGKRYSLPHARILMHQPSSGISGTASDIAIQADLFNKWKIELAKITAEQTGQTVEQIIADGDRDRWFTAEEAKEYGFVDHVLSGDTRRNSAS, via the coding sequence GTGACGCAGCACATGCCCGAGGCGCGGTCCAGCAGCGCGGGGCTCAACCTGACCGACTCGGTATTCGAGAGGCTGCTCCAGGAGCGCATCGTCGTGCTCGGATCCGAGGTCAACGACGAGGTGGCGAACCGGATCACCGCGCAGCTGTTGCTGCTGGACGCGGATGACTCCGAATCCGACATCACCTTCTACATCAACTCGCCGGGCGGCTCGGTGCCATCGGGCTTCGCCATCTACGACACGATGCAGCTGATCAAGGCGGACGTGGCGACCTACGCCATGGGGATGGCCGCCTCGATGGGGCAGTTCTTGCTGTCCTCCGGTGCTCCCGGCAAGCGCTACTCGCTGCCGCACGCGCGGATCCTGATGCACCAGCCGTCTTCCGGCATCAGCGGTACCGCCTCCGACATCGCGATCCAGGCCGACCTGTTCAACAAGTGGAAGATCGAGCTGGCCAAGATCACGGCGGAGCAGACCGGGCAGACCGTCGAGCAGATCATCGCCGACGGCGACCGCGACCGGTGGTTCACCGCGGAAGAGGCCAAGGAGTACGGCTTCGTCGACCACGTCCTGTCGGGTGACACCCGCCGGAACTCGGCCAGCTGA
- the tig gene encoding trigger factor: MKSTVEQLSPTRVKINVEVPFDELKPNFDRAYRKIAQQVRIPGFRPGKAPARVLESRIGRAPVLDEVVNEVIPAKYMEALRTGEVRALGQPDIEVTKLEDREVLEFTAEVDVRPDITLPDFTELAVSVDDVELTDAEVDEQLDELRARFGTLTGVDRPAENGDFVSIDLSATVDGEAVEEAATEGLSYEIGSGQLVDGIDDAIIGANAEETKTFTTKLVAGEHAGRDAEVSVTVQSIKQRELPEADDEFAQLASEFDTLDELKADLRERLGRVKKMQQGVQARDKILDSLLETTEVPLPEKVVEGEVENRRHDAVHPFDHDEDAFAKSLEAEGKTLDEFNTEVREESEKAVRTQLLLDTIADAEETSVDDGELTERIVYQAQRFGVSPEEYLQRAQQSGQLSAIYADVRRGKALATVVRRATVTDASGAAIDLEELFGKDETEAAEETAEPAETPETEVTAKSGASSDQ, from the coding sequence TTGAAGAGCACCGTCGAGCAGCTCAGCCCGACGCGAGTCAAGATCAATGTCGAGGTGCCGTTCGACGAACTCAAACCGAACTTCGACCGCGCCTACCGCAAGATCGCCCAGCAGGTGCGCATTCCGGGGTTCCGTCCCGGCAAGGCGCCCGCTCGCGTCCTGGAAAGCCGGATCGGCCGCGCGCCGGTGCTCGATGAGGTCGTCAACGAGGTCATCCCCGCCAAGTACATGGAGGCGCTGCGCACGGGCGAGGTACGCGCCCTCGGCCAGCCCGACATCGAGGTGACCAAGCTGGAGGACCGCGAGGTGCTCGAGTTCACCGCCGAGGTCGACGTCCGCCCGGACATCACCCTGCCCGACTTCACCGAGCTCGCGGTCAGCGTGGACGACGTGGAGCTGACCGACGCCGAGGTCGACGAGCAGCTCGACGAGCTGCGCGCCCGGTTCGGCACCCTCACCGGCGTGGACCGCCCGGCGGAGAACGGCGACTTCGTGTCGATCGACCTCTCGGCCACGGTGGACGGCGAGGCCGTCGAGGAGGCCGCCACCGAGGGCCTGTCCTACGAGATCGGCTCCGGCCAGCTCGTGGACGGCATCGACGACGCGATCATCGGCGCCAACGCGGAGGAGACGAAGACCTTCACCACCAAGCTGGTGGCCGGCGAGCACGCCGGCCGCGACGCCGAGGTGTCGGTCACCGTCCAGTCCATCAAGCAGCGCGAGCTGCCCGAGGCCGACGACGAGTTCGCCCAGCTGGCCAGCGAGTTCGACACGCTGGACGAGCTGAAGGCTGACCTCCGCGAGCGGCTCGGCCGGGTGAAGAAGATGCAGCAGGGCGTGCAGGCCAGGGACAAGATCCTGGACTCGCTGCTGGAGACCACCGAGGTGCCGCTGCCGGAGAAGGTCGTCGAGGGCGAGGTGGAGAACCGCAGGCACGACGCGGTGCACCCGTTCGACCACGACGAGGATGCCTTCGCCAAGTCGCTCGAGGCCGAGGGCAAGACCCTCGACGAGTTCAACACCGAGGTCCGCGAGGAGTCGGAGAAGGCGGTGCGCACCCAGCTGCTGCTGGACACCATCGCCGACGCCGAGGAGACCAGCGTGGACGACGGCGAGCTCACCGAGCGGATCGTCTACCAGGCGCAGCGCTTCGGCGTCAGCCCCGAGGAGTACCTCCAGCGGGCCCAGCAGTCCGGTCAGCTCAGCGCCATCTACGCGGACGTGCGCCGCGGCAAGGCGCTGGCGACGGTGGTCCGCCGGGCGACCGTGACCGACGCCTCCGGCGCGGCCATCGATCTCGAAGAGCTGTTCGGCAAGGACGAAACCGAAGCGGCAGAGGAGACAGCCGAGCCGGCTGAGACCCCTGAGACCGAGGTCACGGCCAAGTCTGGCGCGTCCTCCGATCAGTGA
- a CDS encoding TetR/AcrR family transcriptional regulator — MDPAPNFARTVRSLLREQLLDAAAELTCAQGWAAVTMGKVAVRVGVSRQTVYKELGGKPAMAEALMLRETDRFAAGVAEVIAEHAEPVAGVTAAARFTLESAMDNPLLKTVLAGPFGETDSLLPLLTTDSGAVLARSVETVTPMFMARYRDAPLSGPEWEVAVETVVRLLLSHLVQPSGPVHQVVDQLHWVIERVLRG, encoded by the coding sequence GTGGATCCCGCCCCCAATTTCGCCAGGACAGTGCGCTCTCTGCTGCGCGAACAACTGCTGGACGCGGCCGCCGAGCTCACCTGCGCCCAGGGCTGGGCGGCGGTCACCATGGGCAAGGTCGCGGTCCGGGTCGGGGTGAGCAGGCAGACCGTCTACAAGGAGCTGGGCGGTAAGCCGGCCATGGCCGAGGCGCTGATGCTGCGCGAGACCGACCGGTTCGCCGCCGGGGTGGCCGAGGTGATCGCGGAACACGCCGAGCCGGTCGCCGGAGTCACCGCGGCGGCCCGGTTCACCCTGGAGTCCGCGATGGACAACCCGCTGCTCAAGACCGTGCTCGCGGGGCCGTTCGGCGAGACCGACAGCCTGCTGCCGCTGCTGACCACGGACTCCGGCGCGGTGCTGGCGAGGTCGGTGGAGACCGTCACGCCGATGTTCATGGCCAGGTACCGGGACGCACCGCTGAGCGGGCCAGAGTGGGAGGTCGCGGTGGAGACCGTGGTGCGCCTGCTGCTGAGCCATCTGGTGCAGCCGAGCGGGCCCGTGCACCAGGTCGTCGACCAGCTCCACTGGGTCATCGAGCGGGTACTCCGGGGCTGA